One region of Thunnus thynnus chromosome 14, fThuThy2.1, whole genome shotgun sequence genomic DNA includes:
- the borcs7 gene encoding BLOC-1-related complex subunit 7, which translates to MASAESQPRFGQSVKGLLSDKVGSCSGDVIALTRQVLKGSRSQELLGQAARNMVIQEDAILHSEDSLRKMSIITTHLQYQQEAIQKNVEHSKNLQDQLRHLLK; encoded by the exons ATGGCTTCAGCAGAGTCCCAGCCGCGGTTTGGTCAGTCTGTCAAAGGCTTATTATCCGATAAAGTGGGCTCTTGTAGCGGGGATGTGATCGCACTGACCCGCCAGGTGCTGAAGGGATCCCGCAGCCAAGAG ctTCTTGGGCAAGCAGCCAGAAATATGGTTATCCAGGAGGACGCCATCCTGCACTCAGAGGAT AGTCtgagaaaaatgtccatcatcaCCACACATTTACAATATCA GCAGGAGGCCATCCAGAAGAA TGTGGAGCACTCTAAAAACCTGCAGGACCAGCTGAGACACCTACTGAAGTGA